The window cttcattgcccctgcagaatgaggctgagaattgtcttgaagaagaaaccgcacgacagttatgtaatgttggttgcatagcttcaggggaaaattctcaccaggccctcgtacttggcgggagacactattttcaatAACatgtttacgcgctcactaagagctcaggaagaaaagagcgacataattctacctagagtcatactagagacactgctcaacacatctttgcaaagctttatcggattttcatagtcgtttccatttcgcgaccgatcgtaacttactttctggacagccttcGTATATGCACTGCCGCAGTGGAAATATTAGCTACGAGGGAAGGGCACGTTACAGAGAGGCTGGTTGCTCACCGTGGTCGGGAGACCTGGAGTCGACGAGCACGTGCGGCCTCCAACAGCAGCCGGCGGCGGGGGCGTTGTTGTTGGCGGCGGCGGGCGCGGTGCGGCCGGTGAATTTGTTGGGGTCGAGGATGTTCTCGACGGAGAAGGCGAGCCTGCGCTGGTGCGCCGCGGCCGCCACCGCCCCCGCGGGCGTCGCCGCCACGTCGTTGGTGAGCGAGCCGATGCTGGAGACGCTGTCCGGGCGGCGGCAGTGCGGCGCCAGCTTGTCGTCGGCCGGCGTCGGCCCCTGCGGGGACGGCGACGGCAGCGAGCTGCTGCACGGCGAGTCGAGCCGCGCCGCCCCCGGCAGCTGCAGCTGGCGCGCCGTCAGGTCCACCGGCGCCGCCGCCGGCTCGTCCTCCACGTTCAGCTCCTCGCTGCAGTCGTCGTCGTCGGCcgcatcctcctcctcctcgtccgcgGGGGCGTCGCCCGGCAGCGACGCCGGCCGCTCTTCCGCCCCCGCGTCGTCTCTCGCGACGCCGGCGGAGGACGGCGCCGGAGAGGCCTCCTCGGCCGGCGGCGAGTCTGCCGGCTGCTTGGCCGAGACgaagtggtgctggtggtggtggtggtggtgcaggtggtggtgctggccgaACGAGAAGAGCCTCGGCGCGGGGTCTTCCACCGGCGACGCGCCCGCCGgctgctgcggctgctgcgggTGCTGCTgcgtctgctgctgctgttggcacATCAGTCgctgcatcatcatcatcgtcatcatgctGACAGCGGCCGTGACATCTCCCGGCGGTAAAGTCACTACCTCCACTGCGGCGACTTGTCCGAAATCACTGCACTGTCGCGAACGTCCACTTATCCCATTACGGACGAGAGAGCCACGTCTACGAGAAGCCTGCGACGTCCCCTTTGCACAGCAGCACTAGTGTGGAACACGCCGGGACATGGCCGCGGCCGTGGCGCGTGTTCGCTCGCAGAGAGGCCGGCCCGCACTGACAGCGCCGCCGCCGTCACATGGCGCCCCACCCCACGACGCcgcagccgccaccgccgccgccgccgccgccgccagctctTAGCACCCCATACAAAAACATGGCGGGCAGATTCATCTCCCCGTCCAAACTGATGATGGAGCGCGT is drawn from Schistocerca gregaria isolate iqSchGreg1 chromosome 3, iqSchGreg1.2, whole genome shotgun sequence and contains these coding sequences:
- the LOC126355334 gene encoding homeobox protein slou-like, with product MMTMMMMQRLMCQQQQQTQQHPQQPQQPAGASPVEDPAPRLFSFGQHHHLHHHHHHQHHFVSAKQPADSPPAEEASPAPSSAGVARDDAGAEERPASLPGDAPADEEEEDAADDDDCSEELNVEDEPAAAPVDLTARQLQLPGAARLDSPCSSSLPSPSPQGPTPADDKLAPHCRRPDSVSSIGSLTNDVAATPAGAVAAAAHQRRLAFSVENILDPNKFTGRTAPAAANNNAPAAGCCWRPHVLVDSRSPDHGKELTGDEDDSCGVREDLCSDASDDKSASGGSSKKKKAGSGGDGKGGAGGGAGGGGGGGGGGGGAGGGGGSGKPRRARTAFTYEQLVALENKFKTTRYLSVCERLNLALSLSLTETQVKIWFQNRRTKWKKQNPGMDVNSPTVPPAGPAVAGPPFGGSPYSHHQHGGLLYAPYPYSLPGAGAAAAAAAAAAPPPSQPYGHPYFHSLAGHHSLGHSS